The Setaria italica strain Yugu1 chromosome IX, Setaria_italica_v2.0, whole genome shotgun sequence genome has a window encoding:
- the LOC101775806 gene encoding inositol-tetrakisphosphate 1-kinase 2: MRLHADVLDQMEGEGEEGAAMASSVLSPPLMGAAAAAATAPRLVVGYALTKKKVKSFLQPKLLQLARKNGITFVSIDESLPLSEQGPFDVILHKITSKEWQQVLEDYHEEHPEVTVLDPPNAIEHLNNRQSMLEEVADLNLSNLYGEVCTPRQLVITKDPSSIPTAVSMAGLTWPLVAKPLVVDGTSKGHELYLAYDEASLSMLHPPLVLQEFINHGGILFKVYIIGETVKVVRRFSLPDVNAYDLLNNVGVYRLPRVSCAAASADDAELDPLIAELPPRPLLEKLGRELRSRLGLRLFNVDMIRELGTKDRYYIIDINYFPGFGKMPGYEIMFTDFLLSLAQSKYKKYLSGT; this comes from the exons ATGCGCCTGCACGCGGATGTACTGGATCAGAtggaaggggagggagaggagggagctGCGATGGCCTCGTCGGTGCTGTCGCCGCCGCTcatgggcgcggcggcggcggcggccacggcgcccaGGCTAGTGGTGGGCTACGCCCTCacgaagaagaaggtgaagagCTTCCTCCAGCCCAAGCTGCTCCAGCTGGCGAG GAAGAATGGAATCACTTTTGTATCCATTGATGAGTCTCTTCCCCTCTCAGAACAAGGCCCTTTTGATGTTATTTTGCACAAG ATTACTAGCAAGGAGTGGCAGCAGGTTCTGGAG GACTATCACGAAGAACATCCAGAAGTTACTGTTCTTGACCCACCTAATGCTATTGAGCATCTGAACAATCGACAATCAATGCTCGAGGAAGTGGCTGATCTGAACCTGTCAAATCTCTATG GAGAAGTTTGTACCCCACGCCAACTGGTGATCACAAAGGATCCATCCTCCATACCAACAGCTGTATCCATGGCTGGACTAACCTGGCCCTTGG TTGCCAAGCCATTGGTTGTTGATGGGACATCTAAAGGCCATGAGCTCTATCTTGCATATGATGAGGCATCCTTGTCAATGCTTCATCCACCGCTGGTTCTACAGGAATTCATAAACCATG GCGGGATCCTCTTTAAGGTGTATATCATTGGTGAAACGGTAAAGGTTGTCCGCAGATTCTCTCTACCAGATGTTAACGCATATGACTTACTAAACAATGTGGGCGTCTATCGGTTGCCAAGAGTTTCATGTGCTGCAGCAAGTGCGGATGATGCAGAACTTGACCCTCTTATTGCAG AGCTTCCTCCAAGGCCACTTCTAGAGAAACTAGGGAGGGAGCTTCGTAGCCGGCTG gGCTTGAGATTGTTCAACGTAGATATGATTAGAGAACTTGGAACCAAAGATCGGTACTACATAATTGACATCAACTACTTCCCAG GTTTTGGGAAAATGCCGGGATATGAGATCATGTTCACCGACTTCTTACTTAGTCTTGCCCAAAGCAAGTACAAAAAGTACTTAAGCGGGACCTGA